The DNA segment GTCTTTTTAAGATTCTAATTTAgatgatttaattaaataaataaaatatgaaaatggatCCCACCACCGACAAAAACTATTCACCGTTGGCGTCAGGGTTACGACTTTCTTCCATATATCCTTCCCAATTCCCATGCTGTTCACAAGCAGCACAACCCCATATAAGTCTCTTTTTaggtgatatatatatatattttttaataaaaaattaaatcatataaaattcaTACAAATTTAAGACAGATTAATCAAACTCGTAACACATATGAGTATAGTTTAAGATCTCTTTTTCACTTCTAAAGTTTTGTTTCACAACCACTGGACATATAAAACGTTTGGATAAAGATTAGAACTGCATGATTTCAAGCAAAAAGACaaattgttgacaaaaataagaaaatgtaGATACAATACGAGAAGTTTAACTCTCCAGTGAAGGAGTAGATTCGaaattgattaattaattaatcgaAGCTGTTGGCGTGAGGCCGAGTTAGTCGGTGGGTTTGTCACTTGAGATAGATCCACGGCAACACTCAATTATTAAGTGTggactaattaaaaaaaaccgcGTTTAAGTATACACACTCTTCCTCCAAGAGTATAGTGTACATATTTGACAAAAGGGGACAGGACTATAGTGTCATAATGTGTATAATATTCCATAGCCTACGGTTGATTATTTTAATTCAACGACGTCTGGTAAATACTAAACAGTTTATTGGTCCACTAGCACTCGCTAAAAGAATTACGGTTACTCGATATCTTTTGTATTATGCGAAACACATGTTTAGCTCAAGCTGAAACAAAGTTATTTGATCAAAGTAAGAAGTCGATTTTGACTATAACCATAGTTAACTTGTATTTTACTATTAAGTATAAATAAATCTTTGCAAATGTTGGGATAAATGATCGTAATTAGAAAAGCTGAGTCAAGTTATGAAACACTATAAATGTTCAAATTTTGTGGCTGTATAGAGTATATTTTGATATGCTTTCAAGTTTGTAAGAATCTATCACACTAATAAACTcctgtgcacaaaaaaaaagactaataaAACTCCCAAATGTATAGCAGTCATAGTCATGAATTGTTGATACTTTTATGCACAGCCGACCTTAAAACTAGGGATGGCATGTATCAAATACCCGTATTTTTTTATGTATTCGTGATTCGGTATATTTCGTCCGAATAATCGATATGTAGGCTTTCGAATATTCAAATGCTTGGATATCtgaaaatttttgaatttttgattgGATATCTGATTTGACccgtataaataaaataaaattaaatattaaataaaaataataaaatataaaataataacatttattacaaaaataacaaattatttgcttttaatttttttaaataaatatactaaaattttataataaattactgtaaaacttataaaatataatatttatatatgttatatatatatataatttttaaatatatgtatatatgcatataacgtATTGGATATCCGTTCATAAATTATTAGTATTCGTGATTAGATTATTTTCTTACGAATATTGtatattgatatttgttttgcttTGTAAAATTATGATTATCTGGAGTTTTCGGTTTAAATCAAAACGAGTAAcaaataacaaattaaataaaagttaatggATATTTTGCTCACCACCTACTTCAAACGAAGCAATAGAATAGCTTGGGTTACTGGCCTTTcttcattttaataattttaaattttaaaatcttggTCTAGTGGTTAATGTCGCTGTGCATGAAAATGGTGAGCGGTTATATTCTTTGAATCTTCATTTTCTTAAGTCAATagtattatactattatttaaaaaatatttaactgaTTAATAgacttattattattagttgCTTCTGGTCTATACATTTTTAGATCCGACACTGCTTTTATGGCAGATGATGATCATCTCTAATTTGTTGatatttatagtttaaattACTCAGAACTGCCATCACAAAAGGTCGCATGGACGGATCTCAGCGTAAGTTATTTGACttgtagcaaaaaaaaaaaaaaaaaaaaaaaaaaaaagttatttgacTTGTGACTTAGGAAGCAAATACTTTTTGAATAAGTCACAAGTTCGAAAATAATGGAAGCTCACCTCCCCCCATGTGGAAATTTGTTAATGGTCCATTATCTTCCCATGTGTGATTAGGCCTCTTTACaccattgttttattttaaaattaagttaTACAAATGGTTTATCCAATAGCCACTAAAAGGTTGTCACTAAAAATCATCAGTCCAATTAATGCAATGAAAGTTTATTTGTGCGTTCGGACTAACTGCCCCTGGTTTTTTCTTCCATGTTTGATGTCCAGCCAATGAAGATGAAAATAAATTCAGGCCCGTTTATATACATGCTTAGGTCCATGACCAGGCCCAAAATTGTAAAAAACCGACCATTTTTGTGGAGCGAACTGCTGAGTCAGCAGATCTCTGATCTCAACTCATTCACATTTTGACATCCCTGtccgaaaaaaaaaatatctttatttgcatacacacacacacatcgTCACAACCACAGTCAATGGGAAAAGAAAGGggcaattacaaaaaaaaaatctaagattTGATCTCCGGTGACCGACCTTCGATCTTCCGATCACCGTGAAAAAAATGGATTCTTGAATTTCTCTCTTCTGCGTAAACTCGCTGGAGAAGAAAGTCAAAATGGATTCGGAAGATACGAAGAGGCAAAAGAGGGTTTTCTCTTTGTTAGCTTTAAGATTCTGTACAGTGATAGTATTCTccgtcatcatcttcttcatcttgtcGTTTATATTAGGAGTATTAGTGATTATACTCGGTGAATTGTGggtttcttctccttcctccgCCTCTCTTGCTTCCCGCTGCAAGATTCTTTCCAGCTGTAAGTTGTTATTACTTGAAGCTTTGACCTTTCTTTAGCTCCATCGTTAAGTGGCTAGCTTGGTTTTTACTTGATGAGTCTTATGgtgaaaagaaaggagaaggcTTTTATGGATGAGAAGATAGAGAAACTGATGTTGGTCTTTTGATGTAGCGGTTGATCTTAGGTCTTCTAAAGTGTGCGGTATTGGACTTTTGAATGTCAAGGCACAACATGTGTTTCACCCTTTTGAGAGAGATAAGTTCAGATGTCGCTATGATTACTATTGGGCTTCTGTCTTTAAGGTGGCGTTTAGATAGTATAATTTTGCTTTTCGATGAATATCATTCAGCCATATACTGTCTTTTGGTTATGAGTAAACACCATTCACGTCCACAGGTGGAATATAAAGATCACTTAATGGGTCAAACAAGGCTAGCCTTCTCAGAAGCACCTAATGAAGCCCTTCCTCCTGAGTGCAGACCTAACTTTGGTGCTGCTTTGCTTACCAAAGATAACTTCAAGGCAGGTTCTTTTAAACCATCAAGATTCTTAGAACTAGTTATTTAAGTTCATTTGTTTATTATGAATCTACTTTTTGTGTATCTTCAGGTGAACGAGACTTACGATTGCTGGTACACAATAGGGATACCAAAAATCAAGCTTTATCAGGACGGCTTTTTCGGTTGCCAAGCAAGTGATCTCTCTTTCACAGACATTTTTAAACAATACGCTGTCTTGTAagttcatatgtttttttttcattattactAGTGTGTCTTGTATTGGCATTGTTATTCGACCGGATTTTGATCATCTTTCCATTTGTTATTTCTTCTCCAGGCTGTCTAAGTTATTACAGTCCTGGTTTAATGGAAAAGGAAGACCAAAGTACTGGAGATATGACGTGATCGCTGGCATTGTATCTGGCTTCTCAACCTCCATCATCGCAGTCTTCGTCGTACGGATCTTAAGTAATGCAAAGTCTTGGTTCCCGCGAGCTTGTTGTTCGGTTAAGAGCAAGCTTTCTAAGGTGAATCTCTTGGTACAAGTGAAGCGTGCGTGTTTGGTCATTGCTTACTTCTACATTCTCGGATGGATGGCTACGCAGTACCTGAAAATTCTTTTTCCAAAGGCTTAGAAGAAAACACATGTAAAAGAGTTGTGTGATGTAATCTTAAAATCATTTACAGCAAAAAGTAAGCAAGGCAGAGAACAGCTTTAGAATTTGAGGATTGTTTTTTGATTAAACAGCTATAAGAAACTGATGGATCACAGAAACAAACTAAAGTTTTTGGTGAAATCTCTGAATTATATCATATGATGGATGTTACAACTCATTTCAAGTTGAAGTTCCATTGGTTGGTTCctcagtttcttcttcttgatcagcTTCTGTGTCATCACTCTCCTGAAGATGACGAAGAACAACTTTTGGCTTTTTCGCTTTAGAAGAAGCTTCTTCCAACTCCCCCTCCTCGTTCCCATCCTCAGAATCCTTTCTTTTCAAACCCTTGTCAGCTCCTTCAACATCATAACTCTCTGGTTTCACTTCCTCCGTCTTTTTCTGACTGTTCTTCACCTTGTCTTTCCTCGCCTGCTCTTCACATTCTTCAAGGAAGGTTTGGGTTTCAGGGTTACCAGCAACATCCGCAGGATTCTTCCCGGTCTTTGTGGTGGCTCTGACATTGGCTCCTTTCTTGACCAAGTACTTGACGAGGTCCAAGTGAGAACCTTGAGCAGCGTAGTGAAGAGGTGTAAGTCCCTTGCGAGTGATGGATTTCAAAGAAACCCCAACGGAGAGTAGAGTTCTCACAACTTCCAAGTGTCCCTTTTGAGAAGCAAAGTGGATAGCACCCATATCGTCTACTGCTGCAGCACCAACATCGGCTTTGTTCTTGCATAAGTAGCTCACGACCTCGTTGTGGCCTGCCCATGCTGCTAAGTGTAGTCTGTTCCTCCACGAGATCACCATGTTAAGGACAAAGAAACATATACACTAGAACGAATATATCTTTCCTCTTAGCTATAATCTATGaacaaaaatgtttaaaacTTACCCATTCCCTTAAACAACCAAATCAAACATGGAGGCTATATACAATGCAGTGACCTATGGCACAACCAAGAAGCTCGAGATGAGCCTTAACTAAGGCTATATAACCTTTCTCTTAGCTATAATCTATGAACAAAATTGCTTGAAACTTGGCCATTCTTGAGTCTTGACAACCAAAGCAAGGCTCGAGATTCAAAACAAGCTATACACAGCACAATCAATGAATCGTAGGTGAGGCCAATGTTTCAACAAGCAATAATCTCGAGATGAGCCCCCTAACTAAGGTCATAGCAAACAACAATCAGCAAATACATCTCGGAGAAGATAACTTTCATGATCGAACAGTATAAAAATCGAAGACTGAGTGATTTTGCGAGAAGAAAAAGGATACGGAGTCCGAGAATGCTTATCCCTCGAATTGACGGCCAAAGGATTAGAGCTGACGATTAGCTGAACTGCCGCTAAATCACCGGATCTCGCCGCGGAGTGAAGATCCGCCGATGCTCCTGATGTTCCGCCGCCGCTTCCGCCTGCCATGTCTCGTCTTCTCCGTTTCTCTGTTCAGCTCTTCGATTCGTACCAGTCAGAGCTATTGCGGTCCGGGTGAAATACAAACGGGCCGGGTTTAATCGAGTGTAAGATTGGGCTTAGCCCAAACTAAGCCCATTTTACACGACTTTCTAAACATTAAGATATTTCACATATGCAAATAAACGgaaaaaatgctaaaataaatatatttatttgtgccgttgtttttttgtttggtaaagGGCTTACTAAATTCTACGTCTTCGATTTTATCATGGTTGATAATGGAAGTTATCTTCTCCGAGATGTATTTGCTGATTGTTCTATGCTATGGCAGTTAGGGCTCATCTCGAGATGAGATTCTTGCTTGTTCAAACATTGGCTTCATCTATATCACATGTCACTGTATTTTTGCCGGTTTTTACCTCATTTGTTTCAAGAAATTGTGAAAACAT comes from the Brassica rapa cultivar Chiifu-401-42 chromosome A01, CAAS_Brap_v3.01, whole genome shotgun sequence genome and includes:
- the LOC103857128 gene encoding serine/threonine-protein phosphatase 6 regulatory ankyrin repeat subunit A translates to MAGGSGGGTSGASADLHSAARSGDLAAVQLIVSSNPLAVNSRDKHSRTPLHLAAWAGHNEVVSYLCKNKADVGAAAVDDMGAIHFASQKGHLEVVRTLLSVGVSLKSITRKGLTPLHYAAQGSHLDLVKYLVKKGANVRATTKTGKNPADVAGNPETQTFLEECEEQARKDKVKNSQKKTEEVKPESYDVEGADKGLKRKDSEDGNEEGELEEASSKAKKPKVVLRHLQESDDTEADQEEETEEPTNGTST
- the LOC103857136 gene encoding uncharacterized protein LOC103857136 translates to MDSEDTKRQKRVFSLLALRFCTVIVFSVIIFFILSFILGVLVIILGELWVSSPSSASLASRCKILSSSVDLRSSKVCGIGLLNVKAQHVFHPFERDKFRCRYDYYWASVFKVEYKDHLMGQTRLAFSEAPNEALPPECRPNFGAALLTKDNFKVNETYDCWYTIGIPKIKLYQDGFFGCQASDLSFTDIFKQYAVLLSKLLQSWFNGKGRPKYWRYDVIAGIVSGFSTSIIAVFVVRILSNAKSWFPRACCSVKSKLSKVNLLVQVKRACLVIAYFYILGWMATQYLKILFPKA